TTGGGGTGTACACTTTGCTTGCTTGCACTAACATAGGGGTGCACATCTTAATTCTTGGGCAACTTCTTCCTCGCCTCAAATTCCGAATCCAATTCCTTTGTTCTTTTTACTTCCACCGTGCTCTCAAAATGCATCAAGAATCGAACAATATGAAAATATGATTTCAAATGATTCTTGAACGCATTGTTGAAGCTCTCACTTAATTGTGTACTTCTCACTCCCAAACTAAATACATCTCTCATATAACATTCAACCCATTTTTCTTTAACCTTGTAGATACTATCCAACCAAGTTTGCTTATGCACTTTTAGCCTCATATTGTCAAACGCTTCTTGAAACGCTGCCTTGTCCTCATAGCCATACATACAAGCACTAAAATCAGTGAGAATATgagactcttcttcttcttccacttCATCTCTCTCTTCAACTTCATCTTCCTCTTCGCCCTTCATTGGAGATAAATGTTTGCAAGCATTTTGCATTATGTGGAAGGTGCACAATCCATGATATGATTCCGTGAAGACTCTCTCTATGGCTTTCCCCATTGCTATATCTTGATCTATATAAATAGTCTTAGGTTGCCTTCCATTGTGCGCGGCTAGAAATGTCTCGAAGAGCCATATAAATGAGTCACGTGTTTCATCAAACATCAATGCAGCACCAAAAATGGTTGTTTCTCTAAACTGGTTGAGCCCAAGAAAAATACCAAATGGCCTATACTCTTTGTTTGTGCCAAATGTGGTGTCAAATGTGAGAACATCACCAAGCTGTGCATAGTCAAGTAGCATTTTAGCATCAACCCAGAATATGTTGGCTATATTCTCCTCACAATCCAACTGCAAAGCATATTGGAATGATGGATTCTCGGCTATTTTGTCATGGAAAAACTTCAACATACTACCGGCTTGCCCATAAGCCAACTCTCTCTGCCGCTTGCTTCGCAAATGATTCTTTTGGTCACGGCAAGTGTAACCAAGGTTCAACGGCCCACCAACTTTACGACAAGCAAACTCATGTGAAGCTTTTGGCATAATTCCAGAATCATCAGATGTTTCTATCTCGAAGGCTTGTTGTTCTGAAATCTTCCTTTGTGATGCCAACAAGTGGCGGGTTTGTGGCAATTGAAGGTAGTGGTTGTGCTCCAGTGCTACGTCGGTAACTTCATAATTTTCTGCAGCTCGATCCAATCTAATAACCATCTGAACTCTACAGTCAGTTCTTGTTTCAGCTCTGAAACATTTTGGCTCACGATTAGTTTGCCCTTTCCGTCTAAAGCCCTCATTGGAACAAACAAATCTGCATGAAGTCGCCTTTCCATCAAATTTGCTTTTGTCGGTGCATCTTTTTCCTCACATCAAAACCTATGTGACCCCCATATTCTAGCCAAAACACCCAAGCCTCATGTGAATCTCTAAATCTCATACCAACTTGAGGTGTCCTTTTGCTAATTTCTGTCATTGCACAACCCAAATTCTGCCAAAATTCAAGCATACATGTACAATTAGTGGCAGACCAATATGGTTACTAAACAATGCAGAAGACAAGCACACATGCAAAAAGGGAAGCATTGAAACCCCTCTAATTTAAATGCATGCTTCCATCTGTACATATACAGAATTTGGTTGTTATGCACAGTACTTGTCAATTTCCATCAATACATACTTCAGATTTGCTACTTGTCAATGTACAGAAGCATCAAACAATATTTCCATGCTTTCACAGTACAATTTTCTTCAGATTTCTTATTAAGAGACAACAAGATACTTGTCACTAAAATTTTCTTCATATTTCACAGTACTAAATTTCAATGGGAAAAATTCTTAGTACTGTTCAATCTCAGGGAATCAAATATGAGAATCAAATATGGGTCATGCAATTCCACTATCTGTATAAAGAACCACCGGTGGCGCTCCACTAAGAACCATGCCGCTGGCTGGTGCCGAGGATATGGGGGATTGCTGGTGGGAGGAGATGGGATTGGGGTAGGGTCGCCTCACTCACCTACTGGTTAGCGTGCCGGCGTCGGGGAGAGGCAAGCGGGTTCGAGCGGCGTGAGCAAGGAGGTTGGTCGGTGCGGCGGTCCTCGATCTACGGCGGCGGTCCTCCTCGATATGCGGCGGCGGTCCTCCTGGCCCGCAAGTCACTTGGCAGCAGCAGCTTCCCGGCCCGTCGGGGCACTCCTCCCTGGTCCGGACTGGCCGTGCTGCGTTGCCTACCCTCCACGACGACAGCGCTCGGCTGCACTGAGCCACCGCTTCGCTGCAGCGCTCGGCTAAAGCACGCGAGAGCAGGGGAAGCTCGCGCCAAAGCTGTCCTTTTCCCCGCCTGAATTCTGTGCTGGATGAGTGGCTGGACATAAGCGTGAAGCCTTTTTTGCTTTGCTtcatgtaagtgcatctagtgccacccctagttggttttggagtattgacgacaaacttggttgagggagtaatgtgtttgtgagaattgcaggataacacaggtagtagtcccatattgattcggtttacctaccagagatgacccctaaaaatgtgtgaagacattgaacacaatggtggtctgtgaagatattcacaacgaagattatgacttgagaagacattcacatgaagactatggagtgtgaagacatagttgtttcgtagtttccttttcttctttgttgagtcataggaaccaccgtactattaagtggggtccaagtgaacaaagtcagagtgactgatgtgatgctcaaccaaatcctatgtctttgagcgaagacaatgagagcaaatcttatccagagctggatgagtcagctttgcttgtagcccaagtcaagttgccgcgtgtgtttgCAATCTGACTATTGCACActtgtcagttccttagtgacccatggtcatttcggacaaattaggtcgggttgcctcctggctataaatagcccaccccctacaccataaattggcggttgctcagagttagtgcacgacttttgtcgtttgagagcaacccacctcctaagcatttgagagagagatccttgtgaggacaaagcccaaaacacccagagccaaagagtgttatgcatcactgaagtctttctgtccacgtggtctgaagacttgttacacttgaggactgtgaatcctccagccggttaggcgtcacattctgagcatccaagagtcattgtcttcactgtgtgaATACTGTTGTTGTCTGGCTTCATACTagcttccatcctgatccattctacctagctgctgatagtctcgtgctttcacttcattgcttacttgactatggcatgtctagtgtagtctaccttctactgcatatcaataggttcatttctactgtttgtcttcaaagcccccgtgttttgaagactttcataaaaatcgcctattcatcccccctctagtcgataactagcactttcaattggtatcagagcaaggtgctcccttgttctgtgtgattcggtttaaccacctggagttttagctatgtcgactgcagcgataatcaaggtctccgctgcgtgccctatctttgatggcactgattacccctactggaagaataagatgcgcatgcatcctAAAGCCATTattgtcgacctctggtatgtcgtcaagaacggcgttcccaaggtcggtgaaggtgtcaccgctgctgatgtcaagaggttcattcaactggactcgaccgccaagaacatcatctgtggtcatctgaccaaaggacagtatggccgcgtgagtgctctggaaactgcgaagctagtatgggactggctctccaaggtcaacgaaggcgtctcaactcaAAGAGACTCAAGGATTGATGTTCTTCACAACCtgttcaaccgcttcaagagaaacgacaatgagaatgtccaactcacgtttgatcgcctcactaaTATCACAATTGAGCTTCGTGCACTTGGCGCCACTGACATCACCAAGCACGAAATCGTCAAGAAGCTCCTGAtatcacttgacagctcattcgacaccctggccctgatgattcaagaacgtcctaacttcaagactctcgatccgtctgacatacttgagaggctcaacacacatgagttccagttatctgagaagagagatatctatggtcccaactatggcagaactcgcgctttgaaggcaaaggttgtttcctcatctgaagaagaatctggctgcagttctggggatcctgaagacattggaaaagagcttgctatgcttgtgaagaagttccagaagttctccaagaagaaaggcttcagaaagtcttcaagatccagctcaagaaatgatgaagcttctactcatgaccacaagaagaggacatgtcacaaatgcaagaaacctggtcactacatctccgAGTTTCCACAGTGGTACAACGAgatcaagaagaagaagagcaaggaatatgattttgatgacaagaagaagaagaagtcctcAAAGTCTTCTTACAAGTCTTCTTCGaaatcttcatcacacaagaagagctcatcaagcaaggctcatgcgtttgttggcaaggagatggattcagaggaggagtctacttctgaggaggcagaggtggagtctgaagAGGAATCCgattcaggcgtggcaagcctggctctagcttcagCCTATGTcaccaagtccatcttcaacactgaagacaatggccccgtcaccaacgctgatgctaatgatgaggatgactctgctcccacctactgcttcatggcacgtggtgccaaggtaaactcacgcgatgcttactttcaaacatcaagtgaagatgactctgaatgtgaatctaaacctagctacaaaacacttgctaaaattgcaactgaacaacaaactgctatggaacatattcaaaagttgctagacaaaagcgatgacctgttggacgcggaaatgacccgatctcagtccttaattgaagacatcaaaaatcttcatgttaagtacgaggaacttgaaagtcgtcatgaaacgctctcaactactcatgaaaagctttcctatgattatcttcaaaggaagcaagaacttgagaacttgagagcgactcatgaagatcttcaaaaagagaacaagtcacttcgcgctcaacagatcagttccactcaggaaggatttgaaccaacatgtctaaaatgtcttgagcgtgataatgttgtgtatgttgctgaatgttctattgctgctactgttgcaatatcttcacctgctgatgtggtaactaacccctccaCTGAGGATACCACTTCTATTGTtgatgagaatgccaggttgaagacattgcttgagacaggaatgtacaaaagtctcaaagggcatcagacactatgtgatgtcctcaaaaagcagattctgaaccgaaaccctaggaaagagggtgttgggttcgagaagaaaatgaatgttgatggttcttactggaagcctgagcagtaccccaaaaccacatgggttgctgcaaaaggaccttcagtggatccatctaccttatctagCTTCACTttgctaacccgattatcattgacgaatcctttgatgcaaactataaactgtttaagaatcagaatggtgaagtgtttgccaggtatattggtactaactgcaggaatggaccacctttgaagaagatctgggtgcccaaaagttgtcttgagaaacttcttgtgaatgtcatcatgacaccacctgggaagaagacaaaccccagaccaaaggcttcatatggtccaaaggcttcatactgacagaggactcaccagagtcaccctaacgccaatgttttgcagggaaccATACTCAggcttatgaatatgagcgtgtttcatcaaaccgctatgttcataagaccaaggacttttctgcttattcttatgagtattattcacctcctacAAGGCTATTTGCGAGgactccaaagccgaagttctcagatgctgcacttagactcattgcttctaagccacccctaaagatgtgggtggttaagaaaaattaactctcttttgcagggaaaggtctccagccggaaatcaaaggtgtctgatgcttatgctggggacgTAAAATatcttgtggggcgcaagataaaatgcccaaacggtcttactatgtatttcgtTCCAGGATTCCTTGACAAACATCCTATTTATCCTAACCAAGATCTGAACTTTCATAATccgcttgttcgtcaaatgtttatgcttcacaatacccttagtgaagcctatcccccaaactgcactgtagggtatgacaccaaaggcttcagaatggattatggacagtggatgcactaaccacatgactggtgatcgaagtcttctcatggattcaaccctacgtccatctgacaagagtcacatcacatttgctgacactggtaaaagcaaggtattgggtctaggtagagttgcaatctcaaaggatcagcacatggataaagtgatgcttgttgaatcccttggtttcaacttaatgtctgtctcaatgctttgtgatctgaacatgattgtgatatttggaaaatatcgttgccttgttcttatggaatctgacaaatctctactctttgaagggtatcgaaaagacgatctatacatggtagatttctcagcaggacaaCAGTtagccgtatgtcttctagcaaaagcttcagagtgctggctctggcatcggaggctagggcatgccgGCATGAGGAACTAGTACACTCTCGCGAAGAGGAAGCAtgtcgtaggcatcgagggcgtcaagttcaagaaggatcatttgtgtggtgcctgcgaagctgggaagatgactagggccaagcatccctcgaagacaatcatgacgacgtctcgtcccttcgagctgcttcacatggacttatttggccctactcactactctatccttactaccactgcttgcctctatggcttcgttATTGTTGATgtttactcaagatatacatgggtgcacataatcctctacaagaatgaagtgcgggttgtcttcagacgattcgccagtcgtgccatgacgaactatggcatcaagatcaagcacatcaggaaTGACAACGGCACTAAATTCAAGAACAtcggcctcgacacttatcttgatacattgggcatcacacatgagttctcagctccatacacaccttagcagaatggcatcgtggagctcaagaacagaaccctcattgagatggcacggatgatgcttgatgagtacaagactccaagaaagttctggtctgaagctattgatactgcttgccacgtcatcaaccgtgtttatcttcacaagcttctaaagaagacatcatatgagctcctaactggtaagaagccaaacgtcagttacttcagagtatttggtgctaggtgctggatcaaggatccgcatcacacttcaaaatttacaccgaaagcacatgaaggttttatgcttagatacggaaaggactcgcactcctgcagagtcttcaacctcttccactataaagtggttgaaactgtggatgtgcggttcgatgagactaacggctcgcaaagagagcacctgccaaatgtgctagatgaagcctcaccaagtgaatctatcaagcttatgggtactggagaaatcataccttcagaggcacaggctgaagaggaaatcattatttctgcacctaatcaacccgAAGACTCTGCTCAGACTGAAGCCAATCCTCAAAATGAAGACAATGATTagcaagggcaaaatcttcgtccagttcatcctcgtgttgcaaatgaagtgcagattgagaagataattgatagcatcaatgcacctggtccactcactcgttcaggagcaacacagctagcaaatttcggTGGGCACTTTGCATGTGTCTCTATAtttgaacccaagaaagttgatgaagccttcatggaacctgaatagattcaagctatgcaagaagagcttcaacagttcaagctgaacaatgtatgGGAATTGGTAAAGCatcctgatcctcgcaagcacaatatcattggcaccaaatggatctatcgcaacaaacgagatgagcatggtcaagtcgtcagaaacaaggctcatctcattgctcaaggttacacacaagttgaagggattgactttgatgaaaccttcgctcttgtggctaggcttgaagccattcgcatactgctggcgtatgccaaccatcacaacattcttctgtatcaaatggatgtaaagagtgccttcctcaatggcaagattgaagaagaagtgtatgttgcacaaccacctggttttgaagacccaaagcatcctgacatggtatacaagctcaacaaggcactgtatggcctcaaacaagcccctcgtgcttggtatgacactctcaaggacttcctgaagagcaaaggcttcaaacctggttccctggatcccactctcttcacgaagacatacgatggtgaactgtttgtgtgccagatctatgtggatgacattatcttcggctgcactgacaatagatacagtgatgagtttgggcatatgatgcaagagcaatattaGATGTCCAcgatgggtgagctgaaattcttccccggtcttcaaatttgtcagcatagcaacgacatcttcatatcacaagagaaatacctcaaagattgcctgaagaagtttggaatgcaagattgcaaaggatacacgacgctaatgccaaccaaaggtcaattgggtcccgacgacaatggtaaagagttcgatcaaaaggtataccgctccatgattggttctttactctatttatgtgcatctaggccagatataatgcttagcgtttgcatgtgtgcccaatTCCAAGTGGCACCAAAGGAAACGCATCACTTAGCTATGAAGCGAATTCtttgatatttggcttacaccccaacactaggattatggtatccaaagggctcagagtttgatctagttggattctcatatgctgattatgatggtgacaaggttgatcgcaagtccacattaggcacatgtcactttcttggacgatctcttgtctgttggtcttcaaagaagcagaactgtgtatccctCTCCACTGCTAagtctgaatacattgctgctggatcttgctgcgctcagcttctatggatgaagcaaactctcaaggactatggcatccacctgaagcaagtgccactctaatgcgacaatgaaagtgctatcaagattgccaacaacccagtccAGCACTCGAAgtcaaagcacattcagatccgtcatcactttctcagagatcatgtcatgaaggaagatattgatatcactcacgtcaacactgaagagcaattggcagatatcttcacaaagcccttggatgagaaaaggttttgcaagttgcggtgtgagctaaatatcttagaatcctcaaatgtcttgtaattggacacacatcctaacgcttatgcatgttgatgacttggatgtgcaacacacaaagtaacgtacatcttcaatcaatgaagacatacactctaagtgtgaatacattaacgcggaatttgacttcggagcgccacgataattgtgcgccgtgtctgggtctaatacttcctatacggtgggtaacgccaccaccaaattcttgttGAAGTGTTACATTTGGCGTCACAATTGCATAGACTTTGcttttggtttgtcttcaacactGATTTGACTTCACGGTTTATCTTCGCAATGTTGAGTTGGTCTTATACTGAtatatgaatatatatatatatatatgtgtgtgtgtgtgtgtgtgtgtgtgtgtgtgtgtgtgtgtgtgtgtgtgtgtgtgtgcttgctctgtcctctacatcattcacttatagctatgtcttcatacTTGAATTTTTCTTGATCTAAGATTTTGTGATCGGACACTAACCCCCTCtgtgcttctacctcaaattctatctatccaagTCATATGCACTCTGTTGAAACCTGTCAAATGTCTTCTCtgagtccttgtcagcagaagacacAGAGACAAACATTTAAATCTGTTTTCATGCCATATCCTTTTTGCCTGaataccggagaagccggaacgaccactcgacaatccaggcgtgcgtgggaacatggaacaacttccaataagttgcatgtaggccacgtgtccttcagatgtgaaccgctagggcacctgcgtaattgcaatgtgcagtccctttccttataaatacacacaCCTTGCGGTCAATatctcttcttccacctcgccacctcgcacaaaccctagcgcctccgctagttcacgtcgacgccggagacgaagcgcttagctgtcgcgacttcttcgacgccgtcctcacgccggctgcggacctcgtcctctccgccgctaccgtaggtgtcttccgccgccaagttagggcgcgggagattgAACTGCTTGGCTTCTAACTCTgcctcgtctagcagttcatcagcggtaattaaatctcactttttactgccttttcgatctgtcaaatccatccacttcaaTCAGAAGTGGTTTCTTCACTTCCAAATATGGATCCGTCCTtatctgcatctcatatcatgctaagaatattcacttatgcttcataactagttagattcctcacttgtacttattcatggattcgtacaaatctggaaccaactctcttcaaataagtgaatgtcttcgctctatgaggtcaatgtcttcaaactgatttatcttcaaaatcttctgagaatgcatatgacctcttccccttccctcgcatctctaatgttgtcacaggtacatgtccgtgggagaatcccttggttctcatagtctgcattcatttgcagagttcttacagcaTCATGAAGCCAGCTCTTGTCTGACCAGTAGAAGGAAGCCATTCACCgttttgaagccattcagtctgaataTCATGGCTACAGAAAAATCTATCAGGAAAGGTGGCAGCCAGCGTAGAGGCAATACAGCTCTAGATCTACCTCCGGAACTGTATGAAATGTACAAAACTGATCCAGAGGAGAACTACAATCAGCGCAagacccgaatccaatggattcgaagatattgggcagaagaGTGGTTCAAGTACAAGTTCGTCACTGCCgaatatgctgaaaagaacgCCATCAAGCGCCCGTGGGGCGATATACTGTACAGGAACCTGCAGCCAAAGTCGAAGCCTGAAGCTATTACCCAAGGCTTCTACCCATGCATGGTCCGAGGACCGAAGCCTAAGAATGCCGACCCATCCTCCATGTTATGGTGCCGTGAAGACAATCTCTTCAAGCGCAATTTTCAGTTTGCAAAGGAGTCAGCTGCTAAGAACAAGAAGGCATTCGGACTCAACTTCAACCCTAGTCCGTCTGCTCCAAGGGCTGATGGCACACGTGATGCAAATCCCAATGTCGTTGGCCCCTTCGACAACTTCGATGGCCTCCTCTCTCACATCGCTGCTCAGAGGGCCACGGTGGATCAATCTGCTGATGACGTAGACTCTAAAGATGCACCAGCACCaccgaagcagaagaagaagaagaagaagaaatcaaAAGCTTTGAAGCCCTCTGCCGCACCAAAAGCTTTGTCTGTGAAGCCATTGACGTCTGCACCTCCTGAACctagtgtgcagtctgaagatctgtctcgtgtctccaaga
The Aegilops tauschii subsp. strangulata cultivar AL8/78 chromosome 3, Aet v6.0, whole genome shotgun sequence genome window above contains:
- the LOC109777281 gene encoding protein FAR1-RELATED SEQUENCE 5 encodes the protein MVIRLDRAAENYEVTDVALEHNHYLQLPQTRHLLASQRKISEQQAFEIETSDDSGIMPKASHEFACRKVGGPLNLGYTCRDQKNHLRSKRQRELAYGQAGSMLKFFHDKIAENPSFQYALQLDCEENIANIFWVDAKMLLDYAQLGDVLTFDTTFGTNKEYRPFGIFLGLNQFRETTIFGAALMFDETRDSFIWLFETFLAAHNGRQPKTIYIDQDIAMGKAIERVFTESYHGLCTFHIMQNACKHLSPMKGEEEDEVEERDEVEEEEESHILTDFSACMYGYEDKAAFQEAFDNMRLKVHKQTWLDSIYKVKEKWVECYMRDVFSLGVRSTQLSESFNNAFKNHLKSYFHIVRFLMHFESTVEVKRTKELDSEFEARKKLPKN